The genomic segment GTCACTTTCCAGCGAATTAAGTACTTTGAATGAAGTAGTCACTATcttaatgtaagaaatgcagtAACTAATCTTACCAAGTTCCACGGTGTTGTGAAAATGATCAGGTAATCTATTTTCCAGATATTGGTCATGAGATAAATGTGGGACAATTGTATCATTCAACATATTACAATTCTTAAGACTTGCTTCATTCCTAAAATTGTAATAGTATCAATGTTCCAATATTTCAGAGTACTTCATTGTCATACTGTAGAATGAATGGTCCAAGTTAGTGAATGACAGAATAGAAATATAACTTCCTCACATCATGACAGGTGGAGATGAAAAACAGAAAACTGTGAATCCTAGGAGAAAATGAACTTTAAATTTAAAAGAAATTATTTGCAGTAAATAACTCGTGGGCATATTTAATGGTCAATTCAAGCATCTTTTTTTAAGATATAGTGTTAACTGTAAAGTTGATTAATTTACAACTCCCATTCATGGGCACTATATAATAGCGGGAATAATATCTCTGGTGTCCTGAAAAATAAGCATGCAAAAGTGGATTAGAGTTGTAAGGACTTGTGGCACAAAAATTGTCCATGGTGGCAATCATGACTcagctatactaatcccatttaccaacaGTCAGTTCATATTTTACCACGCCTTGGCAAATCAAGTGCTTATTTGCAGCTCTTAATTGGTTGTGATTACTTGTAGCCACCAATCCTTTCAGAGTCCAATCGGTTGAGCATGAAAAAAATTATTCCTTAGATTCTCTCAAAGAATTATATCCCTTATCCTAAATCCAAGACATCCGGTTTTAGTCATCCAATCATTATCACATCATTGTTGATTAGGACAGGAGCATTGGCATTCCGTTCCCTACTAGTATAACATGCTAAAAGGGGTGTTAAATAAATTGAAATCTTTCCTTTTTGTAAATACGAGAAACATTTTAATGATTGTTTTTGCATTTGTTAGATGTATTATTATTCCTATTATTTATAATCTCTAGTTACCTTTTGAATTCACTTGAACATATTGGCAGTAGATTTCAATACTGTGTTTGTGCTCAGGTTCTCTATCCACACATCCTGAGTAAAGCCAGGGGCAAAGGGACATTCTGCTCCATTGATGCACCCAATGAAACAATACGGAATCAACTTGTTTTGAAAATGAGAAATAAAGGTAAGGGGTATAGATACCAAAACAAATTTGATTTATTCAAATGCTCATGTTTTAGTATTATAATCCATCAGTTTTGCCCTGAGATTGAAACTGAAACTGGGTTTCACAAATTGCAACAGAATAATTATGTAGTTTGAAGTTGTAAATGAATCCACAGTTAGACAGTAGAATCATATACAAGTAAAAGTCTTTTATTAGAATTTTTTTTCTGAAGCAGAAGAGGTAAAAGATGTGAAGGACTTTAGAGCATATCATTGGGAAGTGCTGAGCTGTATTGTTGCAAGACCTTGAGCACAAAATTCTCATTTGATTTTGATGCTGCACTGAGGTGTTTAAATGCAACATTAAACTAAGGCACTTCTGAATGAGATATTAAACTGTTCCTTCAAAGAACAATACAGATATTTCCAATGCCCTGGTCAATAATAGGCCTTTGCCATTTATGAAGCGTTGCTCTGGGATGTTCCTACAAGTTCTTGTTACAGCAGTGAATGTACTTTTAATTAATTGTGTTGGCTATAAAATGTTTTAATTGTCCAAAGCACACTTCCCATCACATTCTATGACTGTTAAATATACTACATAAATGCCAGTCCTTCAAAATCTTAGGCATTTTGTTTTGTCTTCTACTTCCAGTTAATGTACACATGCCCTAAAGATATTACAGCATGTATTCAGTTCCAGTCagctcattgtaggaaggatgtggaagttttagagatggtacagaggagatttaccagcatgctgcctggattaaagagcatttCTTATAAGGAAGGTTTGAGTGAGCTGAGctggggtttttctctttggaacaaaggaagatgagaggtgacctgaaaaaGGTGTAAAAGATCATGAGGTGTATAAGttgagattggacagccagtgcctttttgcCAGGGTGGAAGTAGCTAATGCACATAATTTTaaagtaattggaggaaagtatggggggggggggaatgttcgtggtagttttttttacacagagagagtggtgggtgtgtggaatgcacaggcaggagtggaggtagaggcagatacataagagacatttaagaaactcttaagataggcacatggatgaaagaaaaatgagggctacatgggagggaagtgttagattggtCATGGAGTAGGTTGCAAGTTTAGCTCAACATTATGGCCTGAAGGGTCTGTTCAGTGCTGTTCTATGCAAATGAGACAAAAATATAATCATATTAAAACTGTAAAAGTACCTCAATATAAATAAAGTCTCAGGGTAGATGATAATATGTAAAGTTGTCCTAATGTAAACTGAAAATGTAAAGCAATCTTTCCAGCTCCAAGCTGGATCAGCCACATTGTAACTCTGATATAGAATGCACAGCCAGGATCGGTGAAAACAGTATAACCACCAACGCTGGGTGCCTAGTGAGTATTAGCACCCTCAGTAGATCAGAACAGAAAAACAAAAATACCACAAAATGGCACTTTGCTTATGTAAATAGGCAATTCTAAACAAATAAACACTTGATAAATAATTGTTATTCTATATACTTAACCATTGATTCTTCTTCCATTAGGTATTGTACTCGGTGGCTGTGGAGAAAAGTCTATTCGTTTCCGCCCTGCTTTAGTGTTCAGGCCACATCACGTCCATCTCTTCCTTAATGTTTTCAGTGATGTTCTGGGTGCTCATAAGTGAAGCAACAGACTGCACAGAAGGGTCTTTAACCCACAATTCAGTGGATTGCTAATGAGCATTCTTACAAATTATATTACTACTTATTCAGCATTTCTGTCTACCATTTCCACCAGTGTTTTAAAAATCTTTAACAATTAATAGTTTGACCTCTGAATAAGTGTAATTTGTGTAACATTTACCATTCTCTTCCATTTGCGTGAAAATGCAGCTAATGTTTCAAAGTGTTGATTCTCCATTATCAGATGTCTTGGTTGTAATTGCGTGAATTGAACAGTAAATCATCAATGTAACATCAGTTTCATACTTAAGCCCATTAATGTTTTTGTAATTTTTATTGATATTTTGTATCACATCAAAGATGTCAATAGTATTCATAATGAACCATAAGTAATTGTGATATGTTCTAAAATGTAACACATGCTAACTTGTGAATTTATGGTGGATTATGTAAAAATAATTTCTATTTAACTGCAAATTCCATGTACTTGCTGTCGAAAAACCTTAAAGCCTAGTTGCTTGAGTGAGATATGTCTTAATCCTAGTCAGTTAACCACATGTGGAATTTGTGATACAGATTTATTCATCATTGCATTTATATCTTCAAATAAAACTTAAAATTCTTCAAATGTTATATATTATTGAAAAAGACAATCTATGATTGTACTTGTTTTAATTAAATTAATAGAGTACATTTATTGCTGCTGTGTATCTTCATGCAGAGGTTCATTAAAGTAAGGGTGGTGAAAAATAGAATGAGTTTCTTGTGTCAACCAACAGTGTATTCACAATGTGTATTAGGTGCAACTTTTGTTTAGAAATGATAGTTACACTTTTAAGGTCACATCATGATAAACTATAAGTTGCAttgaataagtactttgatagTCTGACGGTTGAGTATTAATCGTTGGGTAATACAGTTTTTATGGGTCACGAGTCCACCAAAGGTGGGACATGAAGATTGTTGAATACTGCTATTAGTTGTTTCTGTGCAAATTCAGAAAGGCACTCAAGGCTTCTCATTATAGATTTAGGACTCTGCAGCTAAAATTAGCAGATTTTGATTCATCTACAAAAGTGTCTGTTCAAGATGATAGGACCAGGAAGGATTCAATAAGTATCAGAAATGCTTCAGTTTGTTCACAAACCCTCAGTCTGATTTAACAACTCTAGATGTTAGCCTATTCAGATGTTAGCTGAATTTATTGTGCAAATTagtcaagaaagaaaacacacgTTATCAAAACCATTTGGGGTAAGAGTCCACGTGTCTACATACTGAGTGCCCAACGTCAACAAGCAGCCACAGGATACTTGCCTGTAAAAGtgatttgtgtgtatgtgtggttaATTCCTGCCATCATGACAGTGCTGATTTGTCTCCATGTTGCCATTTTTCACTGACACATTCCAGTCAATACCTAGTTTTAATAAGGTATAATTTTAGCATTGTTAATTTTCAACATGCACTTTCTCCATGTTAACTTTGTGATTCATTTGCAAACATGCAAATATTTCTGAATACTAATATTTATTAAACACCCACcttattaaaaaataaatattctACTCCACTCTTCCTACAAACACAATACTTCATCTGCTGTCATCCTTTCCCAAATGCAGAATGTGTACCCTTCCTGTCCTTTTGCATAGCCAAAATACCTTAATTTTCCACataactttgtatcatcagctTTTTGAGATTTGCAACAATTCCTTTATCTAAATAATCAAGGGCCAGGCAAAAATCCTTATATTGATTACACCTTACATCTCAAATAAACTCAATCTGTGTTTTACAGATCCACTAATTCTCGTACAACAGAGATATTGCCTACTCGCGTTTTCCAAATACCATTTACCTCTGATATCAAGACTACTATTATCATGCCCCTCCCCTCTTTTCCTAAACAGCAGGGATTGTGTTGCTATTTTCCAATCTCtgggaccattccagaatctaagaTTATACAAGATCGAAACCTATACTTCCATTGTTTCTGTAATCATTCCTAGACAGTAAGAATGGCTATGCAGCAGTGGTATTTGAAAACCATTCCAAAGCCACCAACTCCATTTCTCCCATCTGCCAACATATGACCCTAAACTACATCCTTCACAACTATGATCTACAATTAGCCTTTCTATGAGCTTCTAACACCAATACTGCAGGTATCAATTCTATCTGAGTGACCCGCTGTAGAAGCCATCTCAAATGGCTTTGTTGACTCTAGCTTTCATGATTCCAATATTTACCTGCCTAGTCTCCCATCTTCCATGTTCTGTAAATGTGAGCTAATCCAAACTCTCCTGCAAATATTCTAACTTGTACCCACAGACATTTGTTCATTACACACGCAGATGTTGAATCACAGTGACTCCCAGTCTGACATGTTGAACTTAATATTCTTACCAGACTTGAAATTTGTCCATGCCCATGCCTTTCTCCGCCTCTATAATCTTTGAAGATCTCAGTGTTCCTCCCTTTCCGCCTCTTGCATTTCCCTCATTATAATCCCTACATCATTATCACTCAATGTCTCCACACTGAAATATAGAATTATTTTGCCAGatctccttccctcttctctctcctAATTTATAGTGGTCTTTAATACCTATACTACTGACCAAGTTTAAGGAAATCCAATTTATTATCACCCAACATTGTTTGATACCAAGTTTTGTTGATCATGCGATGAAGTGGCTTGGAAGGTCGATAGTTTAGAAAACTAAGTTGCTCCCATGAACACAGGTAAGCTCAAATCACAGTCAGATAAAATACAACTTAGCTTACATTATGCCAAAATAGCATATGTTCACTTCGCAAGAAATAGTAACAGTAGAATTTTTAAGTACCTCTGCTTCCTAATTCAGCAAATCATCCAAAACAGTACTTTCTTGTTCTGATGCTAATATTTTTCAATAACTATATTATTGAAATTACATATAGTCTTTTGGATTTGAGTGGAATTAAGGAATATAGATCAAGAAAGATTGGAGTTATCACCCATATGTTGATTGCCAGTGTAGTTCCAAGAGGTTGTTATCTTCTCATGCCTGACCCCCCTAGTTGTGTAAACAGTGAAGTATTTCTTTGAATCTGTGTTCAATCTTTTCTTTAAAACACCAAGAATTTTGTGATTGCAAGTCAAAAGTAAAACATAAGACCATGTCTCCACAGTTGACTTTACTAAAGCATCGAAATGTATCAAATATACAAATCATTACATAGGGAGCAAACCTAGAATTCTctatcagcaggccaggcagcatctatagagaggaataaagagtcgatgtttcaggccgagaccctcaacCCGAAATGGTGAGTCTTTCTTCCTCTCCACAGaaactgcctggcctactgagttccgtGTGTGTTGTGCgttgcgtgttgctctggatttctagcatctgcagaatctcacgtCTAGAATTTTCTTTATTCAGTTAACCCCACCAAATACGTGCAAGAATTTTTGTTTATCAGCTACCTGACCAAATCTAATTGTGAGGTACAAAACTTCAGTGCTATTGTACCTTCTAAACTGCAGAATAGTTTCATTTGTTGAATCGCCTGTATCTGCAAGAGGCATGACATCTTCAACTGGGACATAAAAATTATTCCTTCTTCCCCAAAAAGTCAGATGTGAAACCATCAGTGTGGTTCCTGAATCATTCAAATACAACATCCCTATGAAACGTCTAAGATAGTAACTCATAGAATAAAGCATAACTAAGGCTAAAcccgataacacagtgatataactAACCAGAGAATACTGAACCAGATCCAGGGTGTAAAAGTAATAAACTGTAGGTAGAAGAGCCATAGTTATGCCAGTCTGAAGTATTTTTAACCTAGAAATAGTTCTCAAGAATCGTATTCCTTGAAACTTGTATACCACTGTGAAATGTTCATTATCTGAAATTGTATTCTTTGGTTGAGTCCGGTACTCTAGGCCACCGACAGACAGAGCCCGACACTGAATCAGTCCTCCTGCAGTATTCTGCCCTTTGCTTGAACCAAAGTTCAACTTTGCCAGCTGTTGACGATGTATTGTGACACAAAGCTTGAAATGATTGAAAACAACTGCATATTTTGGGGGACCTGAAGCACACACAGCCAACAAAGCTCTTGATTGATGCATTCTTTGATAAAAGTTGGACATGTTCTTAAAAACTGTCacctaaacaaaataaaaataatttgtaAACTGCTATTTGAGCAATATCAAAGAATTGTAGTTTCAATAAATTGTATCTAGATATAAACCTAATAAAACATTTTATATAATTAAGCGAACTTTAAACCAAAAATAATAAAACTGTTATCGCACAGTAGGATGCTGTTTAGCCCATTGAGGTGTCAGCAAGAGCCACCTTGTTGATCCTTAGACTTCTTTTTCACTTTACAACTGCAATTTATGCATCCTCAAGAATCCCTCCAATTTTATTTTAGAAGTCATGGTTGAAACTGCTTCTGATGCTTTTTCAAGGAATAGAATAGAAATTAAGATTACTTGCCAAAAATAATGCTTTTCTTCATGTCAACCATGCCGATCATTTTAATCCTATACCTCGCTGTTCTGCTAATCAAAATAGTTTCTCAATACCCATGTTATCCGGACCCTTAACAATATTGAACATGTATAGAAAATCACTACCCATCTTCTCCCAAGGAAAGTAAATCCCAGATTCTTCAGTTTATTAGTATAACTTAAGTCCCTCATCCCCGGGACTATTCTACAAGGCTTTCCTGCATGCTCGGTGTCATCTTCACATCCTTCCGATACTACCGTCACAGGAACTGGATTTAAATAAAGCAGTTTTATAAAGTGACTTAAAAAAACTTCTTTACCTTCATACACTGCATCTCTTATCTGCAAAGTGCATAAGCATTTTAATCACTTTCAGCATCAATCCACCTATCTTGATttttgtatacacacacacacacacaccaggattTTGATCATACCATACCAATTTTGAGCTACTCCATCAACTCAAACACCTCCTCCTGTTCGTCTTTGGTGTAGATAAGTGCAAAGATATATTTGTATTGCCATTT from the Mobula birostris isolate sMobBir1 chromosome 9, sMobBir1.hap1, whole genome shotgun sequence genome contains:
- the tmem186 gene encoding transmembrane protein 186 isoform X1, encoding MAVGGAVTRLPLGGIYRILFPSRVTVFKNMSNFYQRMHQSRALLAVCASGPPKYAVVFNHFKLCVTIHRQQLAKLNFGSSKGQNTAGGLIQCRALSVGGLEYRTQPKNTISDNEHFTVVYKFQGIRFLRTISRLKILQTGITMALLPTVYYFYTLDLVQYSLVSYITVLSGLALVMLYSMSYYLRRFIGMLYLNDSGTTLMVSHLTFWGRRNNFYVPVEDVMPLADTGDSTNETILQFRRYNSTEVLYLTIRFGQVADKQKFLHVFGGVN
- the tmem186 gene encoding transmembrane protein 186 isoform X2; translated protein: MSNFYQRMHQSRALLAVCASGPPKYAVVFNHFKLCVTIHRQQLAKLNFGSSKGQNTAGGLIQCRALSVGGLEYRTQPKNTISDNEHFTVVYKFQGIRFLRTISRLKILQTGITMALLPTVYYFYTLDLVQYSLVSYITVLSGLALVMLYSMSYYLRRFIGMLYLNDSGTTLMVSHLTFWGRRNNFYVPVEDVMPLADTGDSTNETILQFRRYNSTEVLYLTIRFGQVADKQKFLHVFGGVN